One segment of Manihot esculenta cultivar AM560-2 chromosome 4, M.esculenta_v8, whole genome shotgun sequence DNA contains the following:
- the LOC110614023 gene encoding aluminum-activated malate transporter 2: MEAGSATASRWAWFKAFPGRLKNKVTDFCRSWKKLGKDDPRRVTHSLKVGLAIALVSIFYYYQPLYENFGVSAMWAVMTVVVVFEFSVGATLGKGLNRGMATLVAGALGVGAHHLAKLSGSTGEPILLGFFVFLQAAITTFMRFFPKIKARYDYGFLIFILTFSLVSVSSFREDEILELAHRRLSTIIIGASACVIISTVVFPVWAGEDLHNLIALNLEKLGNFLQGFGDEYFKESKEDETSSNKDHKPFLQDYKIVLNSKNTEETLANFARWEPGHGKFQFRHPWKQYLKVGTLTRQCAYRIDALYGYLNADVKASLEVRSKIQETCTKISTESGKALQELSIAVKEMRQPSSADTHIENAKAAAKNLNSLLKSGPWEDINLLQVIPVVTVASLLIDLVNCTEKLADSIFELASKAHFNKPDHTVSPEKLSATVKSSPNVDCRHVVINIDQTPTPEILEEENSSAANTCIVKSVRA; the protein is encoded by the exons ATGGAAGCTGGTTCTGCAACTGCAAGTAGATGGGCATGGTTTAAGGCTTTTCCTGGAAGGTTGAAGAATAAGGTTACTGATTTTTGCAGGAGCTGGAAGAAGCTTGGGAAAGATGATCCCAGAAGAGTGACCCATTCTCTCAAAGTAGGACTTGCAATTGCTTTGGTTTCAATATTCTACTACTATCAGCCACTGTATGAAAATTTTGGTGTCTCTGCAATGTGGGCTGTAATGACTGTAGTTGTTGTGTTCGAATTCTCTGTGG GGGCCACTCTTGGGAAAGGATTGAATAGGGGAATGGCAACACTGGTGGCTGGCGCTCTAGGTGTTGGAGCTCATCATCTGGCTAAACTATCTGGAAGTACTGGGGAGCCAATACTACTTGGGTTCTTTGTCTTTCTACAAG CTGCAATAACGACATTTATGCGGTTCTTCCCAAAAATAAAAGCAAGATATGactatgggtttttaatattcatCTTGACATTCTCATTGGTCTCAGTATCTAGTTTTCGTGAGGATGAAATATTAGAGTTGGCTCACAGGAGACTATCAACAATCATAATAGGTGCCTCTGCTTGTGTAATCATTTCCACTGTGGTTTTCCCTGTTTGGGCTGGTGAAGATCTTCACAACCTTATAGCTCTCAACTTGGAAAAGCTCGGCAACTTCTTACAAG GATTTGGAGATGAGTACTTCAAAGAATCGAAAGAAGATGAAACTTCTTCCAATAAAGATCACAAACCATTTCTGCAAGACTACAAAATTGTTCTCAATTCAAAAAATACTGAAGAAACCTTG GCTAATTTTGCTAGATGGGAACCAGGCCATGGCAAATTCCAGTTTCGCCATCCTTGGAAACAATACCTGAAAGTTGGAACTTTGACCCGCCAATGTGCATACCGAATTGATGCACTGTATGGCTATCTAAACGCTGACGTTAAG GCATCATTAGAAGTCAGAAGCAAAATCCAAGAAACATGTACAAAAATTAGCACGGAATCTGGGAAAGCACTACAGGAATTGTCGATTGCAGTAAAAGAAATGAGACAACCATCTTCAGCTGATACGCACATAGAAAATGCAAAAGCTGCTGCAAAAAACCTCAACTCTTTACTCAAATCAGGCCCATGGGAAGACATTAACCTTTTACAAGTGATTCCAGTGGTAACAGTAGCTTCATTGCTGATTGATCTGGTTAACTGCACAGAAAAACTTGCTGATTCCATATTTGAACTTGCTTCTAAAGCACATTTTAATAAACCAGACCATACTGTGTCACCAGAAAAACTATCTGCAACTGTAAAATCGTCTCCCAATGTAGATTGCCGCCACGTTGTGATCAATATTGATCAGACACCAACTCCAGAAATTCTGGAAGAGGAGAATTCTTCAGCAGCAAACACTTGTATAGTTAAAAGTGTGCGAGCGTAA